Within the Cydia pomonella isolate Wapato2018A chromosome 3, ilCydPomo1, whole genome shotgun sequence genome, the region ttatgaaaaatatattaacctGAAGGGTATTGAGGTGAGATTTTGTAATATTACTATCTcctgattatatttttcgtgAACTATTACTAAGTCCATCTATTGTTTGGGTCTGGTCTGTCAAACAAAAGATTACATACAAAAATGCTATCCAAAATTCTCTTttgcacgtctacactggccgtagtGAGCGCGAGGAAATTGTCTCGCGCGtagcgtatgctcgctctgtgtggacccgcctatttgcTTGCTATAGCTTGACTCAAACTTACCTTACTGCCTATATATTAAGTTAGtatatacatgtttttggcactttgtccgtatcaatattttcagaccagacgtgaccgtacatgtTTAacaattagccgggtccacacaaagcgagcactcgcgcgaggcaatttcctcacgcacaatacggtcCGTGtcgacgtgcctcggccgaggcggcgagCTCGGGCGAGGacaacgcgcgcgccgcctcgtccgaggcacgtctacactggccgtattgtgcgtgaggaaattgcctagcgcgtatgctcgctctgtgtggacctggctATTCAATTACCACACACCATATGGCGCCatatagcgccatctacttACTACTACACTATCTACGCTGTCAAACTGCACGATTTTTTCTTAGACCGTAAACGAAATCTCTGCTACCATCCATAACGCTTTGCTGTACAGTCCAAATGACCAAACTATATCGTTTATACAGAAAGTGGACTACATAACATACCTGAGCATTTTCGACCACCTGTTCGACATCCCCCGCGAGCGCAAAAACAGCGAATACCGCAGCTACGTGCGCGCGCTGCTCACCTACCTCAAAGACTTCGTGAGCCGCGTGAAGCCGCTGCACGACCAGGCGCAGGAAATGGCGCGAGCGCACCAGGAGTTCTTGAAACAGTGGGAGGCCGGAACATTTCCCGGGTGGCCTGTAAGTTTAACCAAACTGCACATTCGGCAGGCCTTAGATAAAGTACTCACTTCACTATATGCCTGAGCGGTCCTGGGatcattttaaatgttttataattttacacaTATATATAGATATCACCCAGAAGTGCTATACTGAAAAGAACTAGTGTTACACTCTATATTCGGGTCTTTTATCATTTTACACACCCCAAGGATTGTTTTGCAATCCCTGcaccttataaaataaagtagtaCCCATgactcaacacaagtcttaagtatttgagcttaccgtggggtcTGTGGGATTACGTTGATTTGTGTATGATTGTTCCAGTAATTTTCTTGCATGTTAGAAAAAATTatgggccctggagggaaagtgccttaaaaccttatatctttttacttaaaataaacattatgatTGATTTGATGTTTCTTggagaaatttaaaattaactgtATCGACTAACGGAACAAAATAgtgagtgtttatttttattttgagtttttaGTCGGTTCGATTTTCGGCCGAGACTCAAGATCAATGTTTTAAGGCACTTTACATCCAGCGCCCATTAATTTTATCCACACTGTATAAGTTCTTATATACGTAGAAAACATAGTATCATAGTATCGTTGAAAACaatatctgtgataaacacacaaataaatgcccctaccaggattcgaaccaatGGACCTCCTGCTtagtaagcagggtcactacccaactAGGCTAGGTGGCTGTCAAAACAGCCAACAAGCTGCAAGTTTCCAAAGGGCACTCATAGACGGATGAGTATTAAATCATCTGCACAGCCAAacagcagcctgtatgtgtctACTGACTCAGTgaactcatttgtattttttcgtaGAAAGAAACGGGCGGAGCACTAACCAACGTAGGCGCTCACCTGGACCTGTCGGCCTTCTCGTCGTGGGAGGAGCTGGCGTCGCTGGGGCTGGATCGGCTCAAGTCTGCGCTCATGGCGCTCGGACTTAAGTGCGGAGGCACGCTCGAGGAGAGGGCTCAGAGGTTACAGTCATTTTTTTAAGAGCAGGATTAGCCATTTGCAGTGGGATTCTTCGCGCTTTATGTTAGGTCAGCTGTTCAGAGTAATGGCCGAAGGCAATAAGCTTCTCAATTTATTGTAACTGTATTTTCAGAAAATGAGCAGTAGCGGAACTATTCCAACTGATTGTGAGACCCGTGGTAAATTCACGGGAGCAAAGGAGGTCTGTGTTCATGGCCTCTTGGTAAAATTGTGCACTGGCATTTTGTCCGCTTTGCTACTCTATAATTACGCCACTAAAAATGTTGATGTCAATCGAGAATATTTAGTATCTTAAGTTTTCTTTCgatttataattgtattttattattgattatatttCAGATTATTCAGCACCAAAGGCCAGACCGCGTTGGATAAGTCTCTGGTCGCGAAGAAGGGAGGCAACAAAGCGAAGGCTTCCACTCAGCAGAGACACAAAGACATTGCAGCTATTGAAGCGCAGGTTTACAAGTGAGTAGACCTATGATTATGAAATATTCATTAGGTCCATAGTCCTCTAATTTAGTGATTGATATGGTATGAAATTTTATGAAAGATATTTTTGGTATTACGAAGTATCAGAGATCAGTTTTAGGTGAAAACCATATAGAAAGGGTCGATTTACGTCGTCTTGATAAGAGTATAATTATCTGCCTGTCATAGTCTGACAAACCCGTTATATCAGGAAAAATGgaggcaaatttgaaaaatgtaggcTGCATTTCGAGCTGTTTCGAGTGACAAATTAGTTTGGCAGATCCTATATGAGTAGCCCCGGCGCAGGTTCGCGAGCATCGTGGCGGGCACGTGCGCGGCCACGGCGGAGAACGtgacgcggcgcgcggcgcgcgcggcgggcgaGCGGCGCGACGACTCGGGCGACGACAGCGACGCCTCCGCCGCGCCCGACCCCGACTCCGACGACGACGACGTGCCCTACAACCCCAAGAACCTGCCGCTCGGCTGGGACGGGAAGGTGACCTGCTTACTTACATCTGCCTTGTAGCACTGCCTTGCGCAGCTGTGGAAAACATGCTCTTTCTACTTGATATTGTTTGAGATGTCTGTAACAGATAAGATGACTGTCGTTTTGTAGTCTAAATAGACACTTGCCATTGATTATTTGCGAGATTAAACGGAAGGCTCCTGTGctcattttttaaaattttactccTAATGTCACTTAGtttttctaattaaatttttacccCTTCATATTACAGCCGATCCCGTACTGGCTGTACAAGCTGCACGGGCTGAACATCAGCTACACCTGCGAGATCTGCGGCAACTTCACGTACAAGGGCCCGAAGGCATTCCAGCGGCACTTCGCCGAGTGGCGCCACGCGCACGGCATGCGCTGCCTCGGCATCCCCAACACCGCGCACTTCGCCAACGTCACGCAGATCGAGGATGCTCTTGCATGTAAGTACAACTTCCAAACTTTGAATATATCGTAACACATCTTTTTTGTCACAGAAATAAGGAAGTGTACCGGTATTTTGGGCGTCACTATCTATttaatggcgactgtactagcAGCAAGGCTGCACTGCACTTTCCATATTTATGACAAATATTGACAAGGACGTACGTACGGTCACGtcagaaaatatcgatacggacaaaatgccaaaaatatgtatacacttccTTAATTTAAGGAcaataaggtagtgtatacatatgttTGGATACTGCGGGACTCCTATCCCGTCTTTTAGTgacgtaagttttttttacattaataatgtttttgatttCCTTTAGTGTGGGAGAAAATCAAGCACCAAAAAGAAAATGAGAGGTTTGTAGCGGAAAATGACGAAGAATTTGAAGATTCTCTTGGAAATGTTGTCAACCGTAAAACCTACGAAGACTTGAAGAGGCAAGGGCTACTTTGAAAATCATGTGTAGTATGTTGACTATACctataggtaattaaaaagtaaaaactatggAATGaataaaattgttgtttattttactatgtatAAATATTCTACACAGGTGCATGAAAGACATCAATGAGGTTCTTGTTGTTTTTCAAAGCAATAGGAAGTATTACTCCTATGTCCTCCCGCCAGATTGTAGCACTAGCACCTAACATAATCCGTAAAGTAACTTGTACATACTGGGCTATAACCTCAGAATAATAACTAAAGCGGGGCCCGTGGCAATTGCCACGTGGCTAATCCGCCACTGGCGTCGCCGCAGGGTACGATTGTTCCTTAGGTAAaacaaccccccccccccctccccaaaGGGGGGAAAGGGGTTCGGTTCCCCAGGTCCAATC harbors:
- the LOC133516081 gene encoding splicing factor 3A subunit 3, with protein sequence METLLEQQRSYHEERERSMDAMVKEILHKKVGHRETINGDHRLKNLHDRYIEATIRLKELYEDKDGLRKEEIAALSGPNEFQEFYARLKQIKEFHRKHPNEICVPMSVEFEEIAKMRENPAEDYTTPVEFTDEEGYGKYLDLHECYEKYINLKGIEKVDYITYLSIFDHLFDIPRERKNSEYRSYVRALLTYLKDFVSRVKPLHDQAQEMARAHQEFLKQWEAGTFPGWPKETGGALTNVGAHLDLSAFSSWEELASLGLDRLKSALMALGLKCGGTLEERAQRLFSTKGQTALDKSLVAKKGGNKAKASTQQRHKDIAAIEAQVYKFASIVAGTCAATAENVTRRAARAAGERRDDSGDDSDASAAPDPDSDDDDVPYNPKNLPLGWDGKPIPYWLYKLHGLNISYTCEICGNFTYKGPKAFQRHFAEWRHAHGMRCLGIPNTAHFANVTQIEDALALWEKIKHQKENERFVAENDEEFEDSLGNVVNRKTYEDLKRQGLL